In the genome of Pseudobdellovibrionaceae bacterium, one region contains:
- the nagZ gene encoding beta-N-acetylhexosaminidase, translating into MSPRELLGQHLMIGLDGHRLTDREKRFLVENNIGGVTLFGRNVQSPAQVAELSREIQELAPRTASKMPFFIGVDQEGGRVARLREPFTVWPPLRALGQIDSPNASYNFTLALGRELLEVGINLDYAPCLDVFTNPQNTVIGDRALSDDAEKVAKHASALVRGFVKAGVVPCGKHFPGHGNTLIDSHEDLPVENATLERLESLEFIPFKKAFKSGLDFVMTAHILFPNIDPKWPATLSEIFLKRILREQLGFRGVIITDDMDMKAMAKHFDRAELPVMALNAGVDMVLYCNEPDIPPMALDSMEKALAQGRLREDNLRASYARIEKLKREGLTATAPRGIPASDWKSSDRHRQMAQSFREGRLPDDLEV; encoded by the coding sequence GTGAGTCCCCGCGAGCTTTTGGGCCAACATTTGATGATCGGTTTGGATGGCCATCGCCTGACCGATCGCGAGAAACGTTTCCTCGTCGAAAACAACATCGGCGGCGTCACGTTGTTCGGCCGTAACGTGCAAAGTCCGGCGCAAGTCGCCGAGCTTTCGCGCGAGATCCAAGAGCTCGCCCCCCGCACGGCTTCAAAGATGCCCTTCTTCATCGGCGTCGATCAAGAGGGCGGACGCGTCGCCCGTCTGCGTGAACCCTTCACCGTGTGGCCCCCATTACGCGCCCTCGGTCAGATCGATTCTCCGAACGCCAGCTACAACTTCACGCTCGCGTTGGGACGCGAACTTCTCGAAGTCGGAATCAATTTGGACTACGCGCCCTGCCTGGACGTTTTCACAAATCCACAGAATACCGTGATCGGCGATCGCGCACTCAGCGATGATGCCGAAAAAGTCGCGAAGCACGCCTCCGCTCTGGTGCGTGGCTTCGTGAAAGCGGGCGTCGTGCCTTGCGGAAAACACTTCCCCGGTCACGGCAACACCCTGATCGATAGCCACGAAGACCTCCCGGTGGAAAACGCGACCCTCGAACGTCTTGAGTCCCTCGAGTTCATCCCTTTCAAAAAGGCGTTCAAGTCCGGGCTCGATTTCGTGATGACCGCGCACATCCTTTTCCCGAACATTGATCCGAAATGGCCCGCGACGTTATCGGAAATTTTCCTGAAGCGAATCCTTCGCGAACAGCTCGGTTTCCGCGGCGTCATCATCACCGACGATATGGACATGAAAGCGATGGCGAAACATTTCGATCGCGCGGAACTTCCCGTGATGGCATTGAATGCCGGCGTCGACATGGTCCTTTACTGCAACGAACCCGATATCCCGCCGATGGCGCTCGATTCCATGGAAAAGGCGCTCGCCCAGGGACGCCTGCGCGAGGACAACCTGCGGGCCAGCTACGCGCGCATCGAAAAGTTGAAACGCGAAGGCCTGACGGCGACCGCCCCCCGCGGCATTCCCGCCAGCGACTGGAAAAGCTCGGATCGCCACCGCCAGATGGCCCAGTCCTTTCGCGAAGGCCGCCTGCCCGACGACCTCGAAGTCTGA
- a CDS encoding TonB family protein: protein MSRFIFYSGLAHCVAFVGVVGYMSTRPKESLPEFLQAKNVPHVEVTTRETVETDVVSGNSARHNIAEDDSTREMRDRKIRANLPAPPETPRVVDKVKDARKLPTTLPAKKGASHIHQEEAPAPETGRDIPLEANTESDVAVAAAPVQEPSDEEQIANEIASAVADEAVSENETPAEDDEKLQIAAFDVDELAESHLQKLKAQEEREHLERMEKLKGEKEAALMAVAAEKEAASQTAGTGEGQNSEGTPSGTEVRALSELRQAPGNKSPQYDVEDRRQGRQGLVVFLAYIKADGLPKEFQLQASSGHRSLDAKTLKALKGWKFQPGQEGWVEIPFQWDLKGGAQEAPSNLRRQGSR from the coding sequence ATGAGCCGTTTTATCTTCTACTCGGGACTCGCGCATTGCGTGGCTTTCGTGGGCGTCGTTGGCTACATGAGCACGCGTCCGAAAGAGAGCCTTCCCGAATTTTTGCAGGCGAAAAACGTTCCCCACGTTGAAGTCACCACTCGCGAAACCGTCGAGACCGACGTCGTCAGCGGAAATTCGGCACGCCACAATATCGCCGAAGACGATTCGACTCGCGAAATGCGCGATCGCAAGATCCGGGCAAACCTGCCCGCGCCGCCGGAAACTCCCCGCGTGGTCGACAAGGTGAAAGATGCGCGCAAGCTGCCGACGACCTTGCCCGCGAAAAAGGGGGCCAGCCACATTCATCAAGAAGAGGCCCCGGCCCCCGAAACGGGCCGCGACATTCCCTTAGAAGCGAATACCGAATCGGACGTCGCGGTCGCGGCGGCGCCCGTTCAGGAACCTTCGGACGAAGAGCAGATCGCGAATGAAATCGCGTCCGCCGTCGCCGACGAAGCCGTCAGCGAAAATGAAACGCCGGCCGAGGACGACGAAAAATTGCAGATCGCGGCTTTCGACGTCGACGAACTCGCGGAAAGCCACCTGCAAAAACTCAAAGCCCAGGAAGAGCGCGAGCATTTAGAGCGCATGGAAAAGCTCAAGGGTGAAAAAGAAGCCGCTTTGATGGCGGTCGCCGCAGAAAAAGAAGCGGCCTCGCAAACCGCGGGGACCGGTGAAGGTCAAAACAGCGAAGGCACGCCTTCGGGAACCGAAGTCCGCGCGTTGAGCGAGCTCCGCCAAGCGCCGGGGAACAAAAGTCCCCAGTACGACGTCGAAGACCGTCGCCAAGGCCGCCAAGGTTTGGTCGTCTTTCTGGCGTACATTAAAGCCGATGGTCTGCCTAAGGAGTTTCAGTTGCAGGCCTCGAGCGGGCACCGCTCACTGGACGCAAAAACTTTGAAAGCGCTGAAGGGCTGGAAGTTCCAACCCGGTCAGGAAGGTTGGGTGGAAATCCCCTTCCAGTGGGATCTGAAGGGCGGAGCCCAAGAAGCTCCGTCGAACCTGCGCCGCCAAGGCAGCCGGTAA
- a CDS encoding Tad domain-containing protein, with translation MEKKFWSLRKTFEQRGGSCGQKGQIAIFVALIFQVLFVFFAMVVNVGLIVHHKINLQNSVDLAAYYGAMKQAEVMNAVAHVNYQLRQAYKLLIWRYRHLGMAGETYSHPYDSLTSSLRGTAGVDQEFKGPDGAKCSARFCVNYPVFNIQEPNEYYCRDICREVKITLLGVPSVSGINFALAEGMLGGLARSIEEASKALVDKTKKHCEERSALNWFALARFIVSYKQEQQARKAILNHLANSISYNTGDLQDIDGESVRKGVLTTLYRNLSYPNQEQIDPESGGKSGGTFKFYNSLGDPNCSGIQGEKRIPPKWLNEVFLKPLYISLQGLCSGATSIGYKPTPMNTGDGNYSGPAYSTGLDPQAVQTLITMMADPGDLGTPVNRSWHTTLGVEKNPWCMAYVAVEAATSPKVPFNPFGPVKLKARSFAKPFGGSIGPWYYNKWPQGSKSSLGGLPDRVDPTLPPRVTTGETPPGFDEYASQPDFSRYTGDKIGNKSTMTMGHVAKALWDKHRPPSQAAWDIWSHLPATGSGLLGPDNTGDTLAWSPSGSTPTMRDLELGFILPDQFDVTYYSIEPDFWRNYALKLAKRPDLSGVHIRGDLGYRRGAGAPWDTMSIKSQIERGRQQNLYNFNSPLTYYIGAEKPPAEAFVEALTGWHMIAPGDYKLQANRFGNCPNNMIIPYDTTRSEIAVPGNCMGGGRTGYSVKLVDGEYLQSPNLEIGGQGQTGRLLNPWQETED, from the coding sequence GTGGAAAAGAAATTCTGGTCTTTGCGTAAGACCTTCGAGCAACGCGGTGGAAGTTGTGGCCAAAAAGGTCAGATCGCCATTTTTGTCGCGCTGATTTTTCAAGTGTTGTTCGTCTTTTTCGCGATGGTCGTGAACGTCGGACTGATCGTGCACCATAAAATCAATCTACAGAACTCGGTGGACCTTGCGGCTTACTACGGGGCGATGAAACAAGCCGAAGTCATGAATGCCGTTGCGCACGTCAACTACCAGTTGCGCCAAGCGTACAAATTGCTGATCTGGCGTTATCGCCACCTCGGGATGGCGGGGGAAACTTATTCGCATCCTTATGACTCTTTGACGAGTTCACTGCGCGGAACGGCGGGGGTGGATCAAGAGTTCAAAGGGCCTGATGGTGCGAAGTGTTCGGCGCGTTTCTGCGTCAACTATCCGGTGTTCAACATTCAAGAGCCGAACGAATACTACTGCCGGGACATTTGCCGCGAGGTGAAGATCACTTTGCTGGGGGTACCGAGCGTCTCCGGGATCAATTTCGCGCTGGCGGAAGGAATGCTCGGGGGACTGGCCCGCAGTATCGAAGAAGCGTCGAAGGCCTTGGTCGACAAGACAAAGAAGCACTGCGAGGAGCGCTCGGCGCTGAACTGGTTCGCATTGGCCCGCTTTATCGTGTCGTACAAACAAGAGCAGCAAGCGCGCAAGGCGATCTTGAACCATTTGGCGAACTCGATCAGCTACAATACGGGCGATCTACAGGACATCGACGGTGAGTCCGTACGCAAGGGTGTCCTGACGACGCTCTATCGCAATTTGTCTTACCCGAACCAAGAGCAGATCGATCCCGAATCGGGCGGCAAGAGCGGCGGGACGTTCAAGTTCTACAACTCGTTGGGCGATCCCAACTGCAGCGGAATCCAGGGCGAGAAGCGGATTCCGCCGAAGTGGTTGAACGAAGTTTTCTTGAAACCGCTTTATATTTCGTTGCAGGGTCTTTGTAGCGGCGCGACCTCGATCGGTTACAAACCGACGCCGATGAATACGGGGGACGGAAATTATTCGGGTCCGGCCTACTCGACGGGTCTTGATCCCCAGGCGGTGCAAACGCTGATCACGATGATGGCGGACCCCGGTGATTTGGGAACGCCGGTGAATCGCAGCTGGCATACCACTTTGGGTGTCGAGAAGAATCCTTGGTGTATGGCCTACGTCGCGGTGGAAGCGGCGACTTCACCCAAGGTTCCCTTCAATCCCTTCGGCCCCGTGAAGCTCAAGGCGCGTTCGTTCGCCAAACCCTTCGGCGGCTCGATCGGACCTTGGTATTACAACAAATGGCCGCAAGGAAGTAAGTCTTCGCTGGGCGGTCTTCCGGATCGCGTGGATCCGACTTTGCCGCCGCGGGTGACGACCGGCGAGACGCCCCCGGGTTTCGACGAGTACGCGTCCCAACCGGATTTTTCGCGTTACACGGGCGACAAAATCGGAAACAAGTCGACGATGACGATGGGCCACGTCGCCAAAGCGTTGTGGGATAAACACCGCCCGCCGAGTCAGGCCGCTTGGGACATCTGGAGTCACCTTCCCGCGACGGGCAGTGGACTTTTGGGGCCGGATAACACGGGCGACACGCTCGCCTGGTCACCCAGCGGCTCGACGCCCACGATGCGTGATCTTGAGTTGGGCTTCATTTTGCCGGATCAGTTCGACGTGACTTACTATTCGATCGAGCCGGACTTCTGGCGGAACTACGCTTTGAAATTGGCGAAGCGGCCGGATCTCAGCGGCGTGCACATTCGCGGCGATCTCGGTTATCGTCGTGGAGCGGGCGCGCCTTGGGATACGATGTCGATCAAAAGTCAGATCGAGCGCGGGCGTCAGCAGAACCTATACAACTTCAATTCGCCGCTGACCTATTACATCGGTGCCGAGAAACCACCGGCCGAGGCGTTCGTCGAAGCTTTGACCGGATGGCATATGATCGCGCCGGGGGATTACAAACTTCAGGCGAATCGTTTCGGAAATTGTCCGAACAACATGATCATTCCTTACGACACGACCCGCTCGGAAATTGCGGTTCCCGGGAACTGTATGGGGGGCGGCCGCACCGGTTACTCGGTCAAACTCGTCGATGGCGAGTATCTGCAATCGCCGAATCTCGAGATCGGCGGTCAGGGACAGACGGGTCGTCTGTTGAATCCCTGGCAGGAAACCGAAGACTGA
- a CDS encoding ABC transporter ATP-binding protein, whose product MPPEIKRILRELMQFRRRLLFIALAGVGMAAADTLSANLIKYVFDGLQFGNTEQIKQTLAIIVGLAFLKGIFRYVHFFNMNYTAELVSQRLRQKLQMKFMKLNLSFHVNYAAGSGGLISRILYDITIIHHGLRMFADFFREPLLFIGLIGTLFYLNWSLTLGILVILPFILWFLRQLSRSIKKYSERGQEDLEVITGTIKESLDGVRIIQSFNLENEMSRRFGVESDNFLFSRKRIHSLIESSGPVTEFAMTIVVCLILLYMTLEIAQGRATYGDFMSYVAAMLMLSAPIKKLQESYVRIQETAVAARRVFELLDEDSEVPQIAKPVPFPRTWEKIRFDNVSFRYGENWVLRNVSFDIQRGQMVAFVGASGSGKSTLVNLLERFFDPTEGRILVDNVDIKDMSLSDLRSQIAMVSQDVFLFSDTVERNIWAGDFSKTMETVQEAAKRANADAFIQRAPHAYQSRVGDKGNLFSGGEKQRLSIARAFFKDAPVLVLDEATSALDSESEVEVQRGLDQLMEGRTALVIAHRLSTISRADLIYVMKAGNIVESGTHEALLARKSEYFKLHQMQNTTERSLT is encoded by the coding sequence TTGCCGCCCGAAATTAAGCGCATTTTGCGCGAATTGATGCAGTTCCGTCGGCGCCTGTTGTTCATCGCGCTGGCCGGAGTCGGCATGGCCGCGGCGGACACCCTCAGCGCGAATCTGATCAAGTATGTCTTCGACGGCCTGCAGTTCGGCAACACCGAACAGATCAAACAAACCTTGGCCATCATCGTGGGGCTCGCCTTCCTCAAAGGCATCTTCCGTTACGTTCACTTCTTCAACATGAATTACACGGCCGAGCTCGTGTCACAGCGGCTTCGTCAAAAACTGCAGATGAAGTTCATGAAACTCAATCTTTCGTTCCACGTGAACTACGCGGCGGGTTCGGGCGGATTGATCTCGCGGATTCTTTACGACATCACGATCATCCATCACGGCCTGCGGATGTTCGCCGACTTCTTCCGCGAACCGCTTCTCTTCATTGGTTTGATCGGTACGCTCTTTTACCTGAACTGGTCCCTGACCCTCGGCATCCTGGTCATCTTGCCGTTCATCCTGTGGTTCCTGCGCCAGCTTTCGCGCTCGATCAAAAAGTACTCCGAGCGCGGCCAAGAGGATCTGGAAGTCATCACCGGCACGATCAAGGAAAGCCTGGATGGCGTGCGCATCATCCAGTCATTCAATCTGGAAAACGAGATGTCCCGCCGCTTCGGCGTTGAAAGCGACAATTTCTTGTTCTCGCGTAAACGCATTCACTCGCTGATCGAATCCTCGGGACCCGTGACCGAATTCGCGATGACGATCGTGGTGTGCCTGATCCTGCTCTACATGACGTTGGAGATCGCGCAGGGCCGCGCCACTTACGGGGACTTCATGAGTTACGTTGCCGCCATGCTGATGCTGAGCGCGCCGATCAAAAAACTTCAGGAAAGCTACGTCCGTATCCAAGAGACCGCCGTGGCCGCGCGCCGGGTGTTCGAACTCTTGGACGAGGACAGCGAAGTTCCCCAGATCGCGAAACCCGTTCCGTTCCCGCGAACTTGGGAAAAGATCCGCTTCGATAACGTTTCTTTCCGTTACGGCGAAAACTGGGTTTTACGGAATGTCAGCTTCGATATCCAGCGCGGGCAGATGGTCGCCTTCGTCGGCGCCTCGGGCAGCGGAAAGTCGACCCTCGTGAATCTGCTGGAACGCTTCTTCGATCCCACCGAAGGACGCATTCTGGTCGATAACGTCGATATCAAAGACATGTCCCTCAGCGACCTGCGCTCGCAGATCGCGATGGTTTCGCAGGACGTCTTCTTGTTCAGCGATACCGTCGAGCGTAACATCTGGGCGGGGGATTTCTCGAAAACGATGGAAACCGTCCAAGAAGCCGCCAAACGCGCCAATGCCGACGCCTTCATCCAGCGCGCTCCGCACGCCTACCAAAGCCGCGTGGGCGATAAAGGCAACCTCTTCAGCGGCGGCGAGAAGCAACGTCTGTCGATCGCGCGCGCGTTCTTCAAAGACGCCCCCGTCTTGGTCTTGGACGAAGCCACCAGCGCACTGGACTCGGAATCCGAAGTCGAAGTGCAACGCGGACTCGATCAATTGATGGAAGGACGCACGGCTTTGGTGATCGCGCACCGCCTGTCGACGATCTCACGCGCGGATTTGATCTACGTGATGAAAGCCGGGAATATTGTCGAATCCGGAACGCATGAAGCCCTTTTGGCGCGTAAATCCGAGTATTTCAAATTGCACCAGATGCAAAACACCACTGAAAGATCGCTGACTTAG
- a CDS encoding sigma 54-interacting transcriptional regulator codes for MINWDEFEHIHVIKKLRHILSSWWNVDVVFTDERGLIKGFDAAKANWANPATGALMGKDVAQQNMAEFVMKTIEDLRMSDNRFALKKWDLAGYDVGIFPITIENDFMGTVVATGFFRDQANPQRMGEVRDRLAAFGQSGDSIEQALGKLRYLDDDDRTHFCELVQLVAEEVVTLHLEITRREDRIRELNKELGSRYKYDNMIGKSKPMQSLYALLDKIKGADTTVLIQGENGTGKELIAKAIHYNSHRKDRPFVIQNCSAFNDNLLESELFGHVKGSFTGAIKDKKGLFEIADKGTFFLDEIGDTSPTMQVKLLRVLQEGTFTPVGSTEMRKVDVRIVAATNRNLKEMVEQGTFREDLYYRLNVINIRVPPLRERKEDIPLLAEAFLQKASENNGGSKRVLTKRALEKLYDYAFPGNVRELQNEMERLVVLAGEETKILPEMLSPKILEAGEKSKVQGARLQGKLKDALEELERDMIKEGLRRTGWNKSKLAKELGISRAGLIMKVEKYGLDKRRMARSS; via the coding sequence ATGATCAATTGGGATGAGTTTGAACATATTCACGTCATCAAAAAACTCCGCCACATTCTGTCTTCTTGGTGGAATGTCGACGTTGTGTTTACGGACGAACGCGGCCTGATCAAAGGCTTCGACGCCGCAAAAGCAAACTGGGCCAACCCCGCAACGGGCGCACTGATGGGCAAAGACGTCGCCCAACAGAACATGGCTGAGTTCGTGATGAAAACGATCGAAGATCTTCGTATGTCGGACAACCGCTTCGCACTGAAAAAGTGGGACCTGGCGGGATACGATGTCGGTATCTTCCCCATCACTATCGAAAACGACTTCATGGGAACCGTGGTTGCGACCGGATTCTTCCGCGACCAAGCGAACCCCCAGCGTATGGGTGAAGTTCGTGACCGTTTGGCCGCTTTCGGTCAGTCGGGCGATTCCATCGAGCAAGCGCTCGGTAAACTGCGCTACCTCGATGACGACGATCGCACTCACTTCTGCGAACTGGTCCAACTGGTTGCGGAAGAAGTTGTGACTCTTCACCTCGAGATCACTCGTCGCGAAGATCGTATTCGTGAACTGAACAAAGAACTCGGTTCGCGTTACAAGTACGACAACATGATCGGTAAGTCGAAGCCCATGCAATCGCTCTACGCCCTGCTCGATAAGATCAAAGGCGCAGACACGACGGTCCTGATCCAGGGTGAGAACGGTACCGGTAAAGAATTGATCGCGAAAGCGATCCACTACAACTCGCACCGTAAAGATCGTCCGTTCGTGATCCAGAACTGCTCGGCGTTCAACGACAACCTCTTGGAGTCGGAACTGTTCGGTCACGTGAAGGGCTCGTTCACCGGCGCGATCAAAGATAAAAAAGGTCTGTTCGAAATCGCGGACAAAGGAACTTTCTTCCTCGATGAAATCGGGGACACTTCGCCCACGATGCAGGTTAAACTGCTGCGCGTGTTGCAAGAAGGCACCTTCACGCCCGTCGGTTCGACCGAGATGCGCAAAGTTGACGTCCGGATCGTTGCGGCAACAAACCGCAACCTGAAGGAGATGGTTGAGCAAGGTACATTCCGTGAAGACTTGTACTATCGCTTGAACGTCATCAACATCCGCGTGCCCCCGCTCCGCGAGCGTAAAGAGGACATCCCTCTTCTCGCCGAAGCTTTCCTGCAGAAAGCGAGCGAGAACAACGGTGGCAGCAAACGTGTTCTGACGAAACGTGCACTGGAAAAGCTGTATGACTACGCTTTCCCGGGTAACGTTCGTGAATTGCAAAACGAAATGGAGCGTCTGGTCGTCTTGGCGGGAGAGGAAACTAAAATCCTGCCCGAGATGCTGTCGCCCAAAATTCTGGAAGCCGGCGAAAAGTCGAAAGTCCAAGGTGCCCGTCTGCAGGGTAAACTGAAGGACGCTCTGGAAGAACTCGAACGCGACATGATCAAAGAAGGTCTGCGCCGCACGGGCTGGAACAAGTCCAAGCTGGCGAAGGAACTCGGCATCTCGCGCGCGGGTCTGATCATGAAAGTCGAAAAGTACGGTTTGGATAAACGCCGTATGGCTCGCTCTTCGTAA
- a CDS encoding phosphotransferase — protein MDESALKSFVADSIKTQNFRLIPLAGDASARRYYRVADAEEKTWVLMSWEPFKAAEYPFLSVHTLFKDAGVTVPEVVGVSETGGLILLEDLGDLTLERKFWENQTFEPAKPFYEKALDELLKIHFATLKSKVSSTAHRLQFDTEKFMWEFNYTREHLIEKMGQIKLTPAQDTLLQKTFRDISERLHQEPKWITHRDYHSRNLMIKFDEVRVIDFQDARGGPLQYDLVSLLRDSYVTLADADADLLLHTFYDEAKKNFTKPMSLEHFQLMYELQTVQRCFKACGSFSSFWNARQDTRYLKHIQPTLKRVMKALYSFPEYREFSGFLLDSGLLERKYE, from the coding sequence ATGGATGAGAGCGCCCTGAAGTCATTTGTCGCCGATTCGATCAAGACCCAAAATTTCCGGCTGATCCCGCTTGCGGGCGACGCTTCGGCCCGCCGCTACTATCGCGTCGCCGACGCCGAAGAAAAAACCTGGGTCCTCATGAGCTGGGAACCCTTCAAAGCGGCCGAGTACCCTTTCCTTTCCGTACACACATTGTTCAAAGACGCGGGCGTCACCGTTCCGGAAGTCGTCGGCGTCTCGGAAACCGGTGGCCTGATTTTGCTGGAAGATTTGGGTGACCTCACGCTCGAACGCAAGTTCTGGGAAAACCAAACTTTCGAGCCCGCGAAACCGTTCTACGAAAAAGCGCTCGATGAATTGTTGAAGATCCATTTCGCCACCCTGAAGTCGAAAGTGTCTTCCACGGCCCACCGCCTGCAATTCGATACCGAAAAGTTCATGTGGGAATTCAACTATACCCGCGAACACTTGATCGAAAAAATGGGTCAGATCAAACTCACGCCCGCGCAAGACACCCTTCTACAGAAAACCTTCCGCGACATCTCGGAGCGCCTGCACCAAGAGCCGAAATGGATCACCCATCGCGACTATCACTCGCGCAACCTGATGATTAAGTTCGACGAAGTTCGGGTCATCGACTTCCAAGACGCGCGCGGCGGCCCTTTGCAATATGACCTTGTCAGCTTGCTGCGGGATTCTTACGTGACGCTAGCGGATGCTGACGCCGACCTCTTGCTGCATACCTTCTATGACGAAGCCAAAAAGAACTTCACGAAGCCCATGTCGCTTGAGCACTTCCAGCTCATGTATGAGCTGCAAACGGTTCAACGTTGCTTCAAGGCCTGCGGTAGCTTCTCGAGTTTCTGGAACGCGCGTCAGGACACGCGGTACCTGAAGCACATCCAACCGACACTCAAACGCGTGATGAAAGCCCTTTACAGCTTTCCGGAATACCGTGAATTTTCCGGATTCCTTCTGGACTCGGGACTCCTGGAAAGAAAATACGAATGA
- a CDS encoding NDP-sugar synthase, with protein sequence MSLTAFALTAGLGTRLRPYTEKLAKPAIPFLGVPLGLHSLRHLEELSVRRLYMNLHHAPESLRAMDTSMLNLPMPEFVDETAKILGSGGAVANVIRDITTEQILLLNGDEVYLPQRSDVLRQALAEHTKRDRLATLVTMSHPEVGRSLGGAWAEANGIVRQFSKTPVTGLTGHHYVGYLFMNRRVERYFEFPVREENILYETLTRGMAAGEDVAVHDHTADWFETGRTDLFLQSTREVLDLVEQKKEDPAMRDLLQFLSRFPEPRFLLETEEPDLRRRIERLWITSKG encoded by the coding sequence ATGAGCCTCACCGCGTTCGCCCTCACCGCCGGTTTGGGAACGCGGCTGCGCCCCTACACCGAAAAGCTCGCCAAACCCGCGATCCCCTTCCTCGGCGTTCCGCTGGGGCTGCACTCGCTGCGGCACCTTGAGGAACTCTCGGTCCGTCGGCTCTACATGAATTTACATCATGCGCCGGAGAGTTTGCGAGCGATGGACACGTCGATGTTGAACTTGCCCATGCCCGAGTTCGTCGATGAAACGGCGAAAATCCTCGGCAGCGGGGGCGCCGTCGCGAATGTCATTCGCGACATCACCACCGAACAAATTCTGCTGCTCAATGGTGACGAAGTTTACCTGCCGCAGCGGTCGGATGTCTTGCGGCAAGCCCTTGCGGAGCACACGAAGCGGGATCGCTTGGCGACCCTCGTGACCATGTCCCATCCGGAAGTGGGCCGCTCCCTCGGCGGCGCCTGGGCCGAAGCCAACGGAATCGTCCGTCAGTTCTCGAAGACGCCGGTCACCGGACTCACCGGTCACCACTACGTCGGCTACCTCTTCATGAATCGTCGGGTCGAAAGATACTTCGAGTTTCCCGTACGCGAGGAAAATATCCTCTACGAAACGCTCACCCGTGGAATGGCGGCCGGAGAAGACGTCGCCGTCCACGACCATACCGCGGACTGGTTTGAAACCGGGCGCACGGATCTTTTCCTTCAGTCGACGCGCGAGGTTCTGGATCTCGTCGAACAAAAAAAAGAAGATCCCGCCATGCGGGATCTTCTTCAATTCCTGTCTCGTTTTCCCGAGCCCCGGTTTCTACTCGAAACCGAAGAGCCCGATCTTCGCCGCCGCATCGAGCGGCTGTGGATCACTTCGAAGGGATGA